A genomic stretch from Oreochromis aureus strain Israel breed Guangdong linkage group 17, ZZ_aureus, whole genome shotgun sequence includes:
- the ovch1 gene encoding ovochymase-1 produces MLLLLVVCLLSVFTAGGSTQIQNQRNSTVNETAQESSLFSARFGFTDLAGVRSFVLEEELETRIIGGQEAWAHSWPWQVSLQLASMPACGGAIVSPLWVISAAHCFIRHSKASLWTVLAGKHDLDKAEQPQEQLVGVSMIFIHHSYNTQSKDSDIALLKLEKPLEFNHFVRPIDIWMTPLPLLMKCTITGWGSTRENGPRVNRLQEVNVTILPSDTCNQYYLGRIRPSMFCAGKDEGGLDACQGDSGGPLSCFTGTRYELAGLVSWGVGCGRAKRPGVYTRVQQHVQWMSDTMGAQAQVYEDDLIDEEECGKQQSSGCDQTPGLAEISLSADGVLSVVNVTESCPFLWPWQVSLQFNGRHYCSGALIHPHWVITAKHCRVRAKEDVAVLGLHDIKFLPVQTILVDKVFNPPQKTGFPPKSDLALLHLNVAARLGSEVSPVCVPDEDDDLDDTWSCITTGWGATKAKEGVDPDRLHHAGLTLVNATSCRQKWGGFVTDSHICSHPAGSTSCMGDAGAPLVCQKYGTYFLFGVVTWGSWHCDSEKPAIFTRVSDYQSWIRKMIFKF; encoded by the exons atgctgctgctgctggtagtCTGTCTTCTGTCGGTCTTCACAG ctggagGTTCGACACAGATCCAGAATCAGCGGAACTCCACTGTAAATGAAACTGCGCAGGAAAGCTCGCTGTTCTCCGCACGCTTCGGCTTCACAG ACCTCGCCGGGGTGCGCTCCTTCGTGCTGGAGGAGGAGCTGGAAACCCGAATCATCGGGGGTCAGGAGGCCTGGGCTCACTCGTGGCCCTGGCAGGTTTCCCTGCAGCTCGCCTCCATGCCGGCCTGCGGGGGTGCTATCGTCAGCCCGCTGTGGGTCATCTCTGCCGCCCACTGCTTcataag GCATAGTAAAGCATCCTTGTGGACGGTTCTTGCTGGAAAACATGACCTGGATAAAGCTGAGCAGCCTCAGGAGCAG CTGGTGGGAGTCTCCATGATCTTCATCCATCACAGCTACAACACTCAGTCTAAAGACAGCGACATCGCTCTGCTGAAGCTGGAGAAACCACTGGAGTTCAACCATTTCGTCAGACCCATTGACATCTGGATGACGCCGCTGCCTCTGCTCATGAAGTGCACCATCACTGGCTGGGGCTCCACCCGAGAGA ATGGCCCTCGAGTCAACAGACTGCAGGAAGTGAACGTGACCATCCTGCCCTCGGATACCTGCAACCAGTACTACCTGGGCAGGATCAGGCCCTCCATGTTTTGTGCTGGGAAGGATGAAGGGGGACTGGATGCCTGTCAG GGGGACTCTGgaggtcctctgtcctgctTCACAGGCACCAGGTATGAGCTGGCAGGTTTGGTGAGTTGGGGGGTGGGTTGTGGTCGAGCCAAAAGACCTGGAGTGTACACCAGAGTGCAGCAGCATGTTCAGTGGATGTCTGACACCATGG GTGCTCAGGCTCAAGTATATGAAGATGACCTCATAGATGAAG AGGAGTGCGGTAAGCAGCAGAGCTCCGGCTGTGATCAGACTCCTGGCCTCGCCGAAATCTCGCTGTCCGCGGACGGCGTGTTGTCCGTGGTAAATGTGACTGAGTCCTGCCCCTTCCTCTGGCCCTGGCAGGTCAGCCTACAGTTTAATGGTCGCCACTACTGCAGCGGCGCTCTGATCCACCCCCACTGGGTCATCACCGCCAAACACTGCCGCGTCAG ggCTAAAGAGGATGTGGCAGTTTTGGGGCTTCATGACATCAAGTTCCTGCCAGTTCAAACCATCCTAGTGGACAAAGTCTTTAACCCTCCGCAGAAAACGGGCTTCCCCCCGAAGTCTGACTTGGCACTGCTTCACCTGAACGTCGCTGCCAGACTTG GTTCTGAAGTGTCTCCAGTTTGTGTCCCTGATGAGGATGACGACCTGGATGACACCTGGTCTTGTATCACAACTGGCTGGGGAGCAACTAAAGCGAAAG AGGGTGTTGATCCAGACCGGCTGCACCACGCTGGGCTCACGCTGGTCAACGCAACCTCCTGCAGGCAGAAGTGGGGAGGATTCGTCACTGACTCTCACATCTGTTCACATCCTGCAGGCTCCACATCCTGTATG GGAGACGCTGGAGCACCACTCGTCTGTCAGAAATATGGCACCTACTTCCTGTTTGGTGTTGTCACATGGGGTAGCTGGCACTGCGACTCAGAGAAGCCGGCCATCTTCACCAGAGTATCAGATTATCAATCGTGGATCAGAAAGATGATTTTCAAATTCTGA
- the parp12b gene encoding protein mono-ADP-ribosyltransferase PARP12b: MVLESESGRRAESMSGCDRVIFEATRLLCTAGGALRLPQLYEELRQLCGVSEELLCELVYGHPRFLLVRGPETDGWLRPEDCTVLAQTSLRVCASHRRGEPCADCDQLHLCKFYIYGTCKFGKDRKPCRSSHDLQSDHNSRLLKECSLQQLNEDELFLLLLLNDPALLPEVCVHYNKGSGPHGCCSFRDDCTKVHLCQHFVQRDCIFGKKCKRLHAVDEHGRRMLEERGLSCDIIHNLPSIYSNIHQLKAASTSTTSMDIVPEPSHPLEICLHFFRNSCRYQDSCRRVHFHLPYKWEVLDGSTWTELQNMEGIERDFCDPSRTESAGVQTIDFITMTRGMQPVRRLSTVSSVKKPSYYTLTTKWLWYYKGDRGNWVEYGELDEKLRSTSETSCTLEEKYLSNRRAEVRVVKGHREYIISFKDMYQRNHKQNTKRKVRRRPRFVSREEVERQVSELGSQM, encoded by the exons ATGGTGCTGGAG TCGGAGTCTGGACGGCGAGCAGAGAGCATGTCCGGGTGCGACCGAGTGATCTTTGAGGCCACCAGGCTGCTGTGCACCGCCGGAGGAGCTCTGCGGCTCCCGCAGCTGTACGAGGAGCTGCGGCAACTCTGCGGTGTCTCCGAGGAGCTCCTCTGCGAACTGGTCTATGGCCATCCCCGCTTCCTGCTGGTCCGTGGGCCGGAGACGGACGGCTGGCTACGGCCCGAGGACTGCACGGTGCTGGCGCAGACGTCACTGCGCGTTTGCGCGAGCCACCGGCGCGGGGAGCCGTGCGCAGACTGTGACCAACTGCATCTTTGCAAATTCTACATCTACGGAACTTGCAAGTTCGGCAAggacag GAAACCGTGTCGATCCTCCCACGACCTGCAGTCTGATCATAACTCCAGGCTGCTGAAAGAGTGCTCGCTGCAGCAGCTGAACGAGGACGAGctcttcctgctgctgctgctcaacgACCCGGCGCTGCTGCCTGAG gtgTGTGTTCACTATAACAAAGGCTCGGGGCCTCACGGCTGCTGTAGTTTCCGGGATGACTGCACCAAAGTGCACCTGTGCCAGCACTTCGTGCAGCGCGACTGCATCTTTGGAAAAAAGTGCAAACGGTTGCACGCCGTTGACGAGCACGGCCGCCGCATGctggaggagagaggactgaGCTGTGACATCATCCACAACCTGCCTTCCATCTACAGCAACATCCACCAGCTCAAAGCggcctccacctccaccacctccaTGG ACATTGTTCCTGAGCCGTCTCACCCTCTGGAGATCTGCCTGCACTTCTTCAGGAACAGCTGCAGGTATCAGG ACTCGTGCCGGCGGGTGCACTTCCACCTGCCGTATAAGTGGGAGGTTCTAGATGGCAGCACCTGGACGGAGCTGCAGAACATGGAGGGCATCGAGCGAGACTTCTGCGACCCGTCCCGGacggagag CGCTGGTGTTCAGACCATCGACTTCATCACGATGACTCGAGGGATGCAGCCTGTTCGCCGTCTCTCCACAGTTTCCTCCGTGAAGAAGCCGTCTTACTACACGCTGACCACCAAATGGCTGTGGTACTACAAGGGGGACCGTGGGAACTGGGTGGAGTATGGAGAGTTG GATGAGAAGCTGCGCTCCACATCGGAGACATCCTGCACTCTGGAGGAGAAGTACCTGTCTAACAGAAGAGCTGAAGTCAGAGTGGTGAAAGGCCACAGAGAGTACATCATCAGCTTCAAAG ACATGTACCAGAGGAACCACAAGCAAAACACCAAGAGGAAAGTCCGCCGTCGCCCTCGCTTCGTCTCCcgggaggaggtggagaggcAGGTGTCAGAGTTAGGAAGTCAAATGTGA